The nucleotide window CTGCATCCTGCTTCCTGTTCTTCAGCAGGCAGATGCGGCAGATGATCTCGGCATTTTCGATCCAGCCACCGGGAACGCCGGTTCCACGCTCATTTTTGTCGGACAACAGATATACCAGATCAAACAACGGGGAAGCGGGATGTGTAACCGGAATGGAGATCCCATCCTCCGTCACCAGCAGTTTACCGCTGAACGTGTAGTCCAGCGACTGCATATAATCCAGTTCCCGCAGAAAAGCGAGGCCTGCTGCGCTGGCATATCCAAAGGAGTCCACCTGCTCCATCTCGCTGACCAATACATGCAGATCCGTCTGCACCGACTTGAAGGCTTGGGACAAAATGGTCTCCGTCAGCTTGGTGAGCTCTGGCAACAATACATTCAGCGGATCATCCGCCCTGGTTACCACCGTAACGTAAATCCGATCAAATGACGAGTATAACCGTCCATATTCGGCAATTCGGTTACTGACCCGCCGAAGCGTACGATTCAGATCGTAGAGCGCCTGATCCGATTCGTGGAAACTGCGATGTACATCCTTACGCCGTGTTTTGGACGGTCGCTCCGTCTGCCCAGCGGACAAAGGCAAGCGGTGAAGAGTCACCTGCCCATCATCGGACGAGCCACCATGCCTCGTTTCAACCGGATGCTCTTTCTGATCTTCTGTACCAATCTGAACGTAGACCACACCGTCTCCGTTATCCCATTTCAGCCGATTGATCTCCTGCACGGCAGACACTGCAGGTGCAACCAGATCACCCACAAACAGGAACAGCGCCGGGTAATGGATACTGCTGCGTCCATCACCCAGGCTGCCTTGACGCTCCTGCTCTATAGCATACTGTGCTGCATACTTCTCCAGATCACGCTTCAGGGTATTGTTCGAATTGAACTCCATCCCGGCCGCCATCTTACTTCAGCCTTCTGCGAATGTCGTTCAGCTTGGACGACATCGTTCTGTAGAACTGATAGATGTCTTCTCCGTTAGCCAGTTCTACCCGCTCGTATTCGAGACGATCGCGCGATTCCATGAACAGCGCAGCCAGATCATCCAGCTTTGTCAGCAGTGGGGTGATATCCTCAGAAGCTGTAAGATCGTTATCGCGGCGGGAGGCTTTGCGCAGCAATGTACTGCGATCCTTCTCTGCCAGACCGCGGAAGTTGCCAAACACTTCATACTCGGCAAAGTTACGGCTCTTCATCAAGTTTGCGAACGGCTCCCATGCGTCTTCTTCCGGGTCACGGTCATAGACGTAGAGCGCACCTTTTTTGACGATGGTGTCGGTATATAACGCTTCGATGAAGCGGTCATACCACTGCTCTTCGTCTTGGTACTGGGCAAGAATGCCTTCGAGTTCTGCGACTTTGGCCGAGATGGCATTCATCTTTGCCAGTTCCTCTCGTACACGTGCGATCAACTGCGGGGAGCGTACCAGGTTTTCTTTGGCCATATCTTCATTAATACTGCCGAAAATATCCTTAACTCCTACACGTGGCAACCCTTCGGATTGCAGACGTTTCAGCTCAATCACCGCCCGCTTCACTTCGCCGAGGTTCGGCGTGGTGGACGTCAGACGCATGTCGTAGGCTCCCAGTTTGGCAGACAGATCAAACGCTTCTGTTGTCACAATCGCATACCGGTTGCTTGTATTCTCATCAATCGATTTGGCTGTCACAATGTTGTATCCAAGCGCCTGCTCGAATTCATTACGAACACGGGCGTTATATTGCTTCACGCGGGCGTTCTCGTACACATCTCCCCATGATTTCTCTGGAATCGGAGACGGCAGATAGGTCCAGTTATTTTTCTCCGTTTGTACCAAGTGACGACCAATGCCTTCTTTGTCCAAAATGGTACGTTCATAACTTTCCTCATATACCTTGAGCGGAGTATACACAAAGAGCGGTACGCCGTTGCGGGTGTTCAGCCAGAAAATCCGGTTACGCACTTCACTTTCCTTGACGGTAAAATGAGACTTGCCTACCGCATTGTTCTGATAATTGCGAATCCCTTTCAGAATGCCTGGCGCCTGTGCCGGTACCGATACAAATCCCCATGAAGGGAAATGCAGACTGCCTGTACTGTTGCTCAGATTGAACACCGGAACAGCCTCATCATCCAACTTGCCAGCAATGAAACGTTCCACGAATTTCTCGACTGACTCATCCTGACCGTATTTGATCACCAGGAAATCTTCCATGGAACGGGTAATCAGATCACCGAATTTCTCACTCAGGAAGTCGGAGATGGAGCTGACGATATCAATCTCGTTTTCTTTCACCCACTGGCTGGAGTTTTCCAGCAATTCACGAGAGAAGTCACGGATTAGATCATCTGTATCACGCTTATCCAACAGCCCGTCCACCACACTGACGATATCCGGTACACTTACGACGTTCCAGTAATATGTTTTGTTGCCTTTGTGATCGGCTTGTTCTTCGCCGCGTGTCAGCAGATCACCGTTCTTCGTGAATATCGAGCTAAGGGCATTCAGCGTTTCGGTAAATACGTTATAAATGCGGCTGTTTTCCTGGTTCAGCAACTCATACAGATCTTCATAGAACTCGATCATCTGATCGTTGCGTTCCACGTCGGCGTGCAGCCAGTACTCATGAATTTTTGCTTCAATATAAGCATTCTTTTTCTTCTCTTTGGAGACAAAAGCACTCTTCGCATCGCCCAGCTTCTCTTCGGACTGCTCCTGAGCTGCTTCAATATCACGTGGAATGCGGAAGGCATTCTCACGCAGCGTTTCGATGTACGACTGAATCATCTTCAGTACACAGAAACCTTTTTCCGTATAAATCAGACGAGAGACATAAAACGGACCTTGTTCGGGATGCAAAAACATACGCCGGATCTGTTCGGTGAACTGACCGGCAATCTCGCCCGGCAGTTGTTTCTTCGCCTTGATATATTCTTCACGAGCACGAGCCAGGAAGTTCTGCTCCAGTTCGGTATCCATATTCACAACCTGTGATTTCACCACGTTGCCATAGGATAAACGCTCGCTGTTCTGATAACCAGGCAGCGGCTCAGGCACGCGGGCTTCAAAGGACTTGACCACACTTTCGAGATCAATGCCCAGCTTGCGGGCAAACTTCTCGGTATCCTCCTGGTTTGGCGCTTTGGAGAACATGGTGTTCATTTTGTCGAACATGCGATACGCCAGATACGTTGTCATCTCTTCAATTGGCAGTACAGCTGAAGAGGCACCGATGATGTTGTAATCATAGTTAGCCGGGTACACCTTGTTCATCTGTGCAATGTTGGTGCGAATGTTGCTGATATAGTCATGGATCGCAAACTCCTCACCCGACTGCTTCTCCTCACTTGCCATGAAGTTGGTAATGTTCTCGGCCGTGACGTTCATGCAATAGTCGTACGCGTTCTCTAGCAGCTTGCCTTCGGTATTGGTCGCAGAGATCAGGTGACACAGGTTAAATGGCGGCAGTGGTGAGTTGACTGTTAAAATATTGCCGTACTTCTGTGTAAATCGCTCACCGCGGCTATCCACGTTCATCCAGTAATCCAGCTCTTTGAGCGCTGCATATCCGTTCTTGCGAATGTATTCACGCGTGTGTTCGCTCAAGCTTTTATTGGACAGATTCACGTCTGGCGTGAACAGATATCCCAGCGTATTGACGCGGTCAATCCCGGCAGAGCCGTGATCCCGTTCGATA belongs to Paenibacillus sp. FSL H8-0079 and includes:
- a CDS encoding tubulin-like doman-containing protein, with translation MKPIVREHIQQLDVSLGGGIVSEKIRVDTIDNPILIIGLGGTGIDALLRLKYQINRRFKLPQDPVSKKKMDKPDNVEFLAFETNEQDRAKKYKGIGLDPINEFVLLSNAEIGGLLQNRSVLEPYITDWLSPELSITDGMNGAAGVRQAGRLLLFTKINQVVQAIDKKIKTLSVGTNKKLMVFLLTGLSGGTGSGCFLDISYIVRGIIERDHGSAGIDRVNTLGYLFTPDVNLSNKSLSEHTREYIRKNGYAALKELDYWMNVDSRGERFTQKYGNILTVNSPLPPFNLCHLISATNTEGKLLENAYDYCMNVTAENITNFMASEEKQSGEEFAIHDYISNIRTNIAQMNKVYPANYDYNIIGASSAVLPIEEMTTYLAYRMFDKMNTMFSKAPNQEDTEKFARKLGIDLESVVKSFEARVPEPLPGYQNSERLSYGNVVKSQVVNMDTELEQNFLARAREEYIKAKKQLPGEIAGQFTEQIRRMFLHPEQGPFYVSRLIYTEKGFCVLKMIQSYIETLRENAFRIPRDIEAAQEQSEEKLGDAKSAFVSKEKKKNAYIEAKIHEYWLHADVERNDQMIEFYEDLYELLNQENSRIYNVFTETLNALSSIFTKNGDLLTRGEEQADHKGNKTYYWNVVSVPDIVSVVDGLLDKRDTDDLIRDFSRELLENSSQWVKENEIDIVSSISDFLSEKFGDLITRSMEDFLVIKYGQDESVEKFVERFIAGKLDDEAVPVFNLSNSTGSLHFPSWGFVSVPAQAPGILKGIRNYQNNAVGKSHFTVKESEVRNRIFWLNTRNGVPLFVYTPLKVYEESYERTILDKEGIGRHLVQTEKNNWTYLPSPIPEKSWGDVYENARVKQYNARVRNEFEQALGYNIVTAKSIDENTSNRYAIVTTEAFDLSAKLGAYDMRLTSTTPNLGEVKRAVIELKRLQSEGLPRVGVKDIFGSINEDMAKENLVRSPQLIARVREELAKMNAISAKVAELEGILAQYQDEEQWYDRFIEALYTDTIVKKGALYVYDRDPEEDAWEPFANLMKSRNFAEYEVFGNFRGLAEKDRSTLLRKASRRDNDLTASEDITPLLTKLDDLAALFMESRDRLEYERVELANGEDIYQFYRTMSSKLNDIRRRLK